The following coding sequences are from one Scylla paramamosain isolate STU-SP2022 chromosome 21, ASM3559412v1, whole genome shotgun sequence window:
- the LOC135110966 gene encoding trichohyalin-like isoform X8 produces MVSAHNWRLACIACPSLPVLYALTSSDLETDATLLITDNRAYGWPPKGSGIREPSKSESPGSERQWQGDSWRRPNRWDQSPQTPTQQSMPSTPQPVQSAEPQANLVRDLNYFPYWDNDPPDQSPEGEPPVNSTMSVHAGDGDTLTGSENPTPWRKSSQHRNESPVASQPQHKSTLTWTPVQPATDSKQQQQANTNPPAKMSATVLRKRSADPPLAPQNECVTRVSQGQTDQGENREVRQPQQIRTRKIDTEPQNDRNSTDNNTKNKQEATDARPPIKRWRSRDETNPVKPRDDLTDRKNIFQRENSRDEERFRQEREKREELRNKRDELRRREQTEREKREELRKTEQEKEQENRSSIDDIRKRHEREREELRRLQEERDRQEAQMRQKSERDKIVNQQMNEKAEKDKQTGLNNQNKPLLRKTSRPEPEEVLRKTSRPEPEVLRKTSQLEPEQLLRKTSRPEPEEVLRKTSKPEPEVLRKTSRPEPEERVRKTSHPEPERMLKKTSRPEPEEVLRKTSRPEPEGLRKTSKPEPEGLLRKTSKIEPEEVLRKTSKLEPEGLLRKTSRPEPEGTLRKISKPESEGAQRKTSQPEPERVLRKTSGQETSEAPRKTSNQEPDKMCRKTSTEQMLKRSSKQEPEELLGKTSKQESDNEEPECLQDRVSRFGVQLRSRKQSNPPPPPKGPLPSESEEDLALMNDKNKLSNIKNKWESKIQNENEQRDRRRSLTQKPNKMENETSRKESMIENKPESRVETNETEKKPIKNSQTAPGKQLTQDQKDTQSKEGLQGKKDPSNKLVMHPTDQKERASEKPKDKDEKDSTEKVKQGLFFQDIKLKKAKTNIPEKTRPENKNFLEEVKLRKVETKPRPVHRVNSVVEFSDDEDDFLEERSEESDTESESEDSEEETDEDEETSEEESEEEEEEEEEEEKQTKIDNKAKKTETPQPTPQTNTPFEEVPRWEEPLTEEEEPELIWDQSTEDIISQSNNTLESPVPWWEQPQDAGSNNALESPVPWWEQPQDAGSNNTLESPVPWWEQPQDAGSNNALESPVPWWEQPQDAREWSPGSPVFKKDVFESMDEGSGPPPPPPMPGLPPPPPPQPGSHPKRPTSAVKKQKLDQLKKAARSRPDWNGLLRDIESGIKLRRLPSCDKMDRSTPMLPNSRGKGGKFVYESEKPMAHNQLLHEIHRGVKLRKVKTNDRSKPCFKALGVKKLRRQLTMENINKLESIPSSSDEEEDIDKMRDDLQATKGQLEDEIKNRKKLERESKIYKIDIAALQAEVKRLKRQLRSAGINDPKPMTNGEADEIVPKLEKSMSKLRMHEDEVLDFSELDTLETEINNLKGQVDSYKKQAEDYTNKYNEVNQKLIVAENSASEWELRSNYYEKKFKALQKEHCIELPDIEIVGVQTDPIDFTPPPPSSPTEDDDRIPFPMPSKSGSRRSFASSVHKMESFKEEEEDDEDDDEEEEETEEESEESEEETEEEDEEKAAEKRAQNAARRLERDIKLMTNKLNNIKSKEERTREERKTIRDRMIKCCHDMKAEREMYFKTKRELDEMASAFKASDDEDDSSEDEDDSDDSDDSDEEEVPRKKEEGEEWWLDDTTKKPIKLKKKKKKKLDANGEEEKDSEQLPDIQEPVWSESEQEESEVDDEKNDSEKRLTKLKTRTQKHEQKHATLRKDVSALKTKLEHSEELLAAEKRRRQRLDEELHIMLAELS; encoded by the exons GCCTCCTAAAGGATCAGGAATTCGAGAGCCTTCAAAATCTGAAAGTCCTGGTTCTGAGCGTCAGTGGCAAGGAGACTCTTGGAGGCGACCCAATCGCTGGGACCAGTCACCACAAACTCCGACACAGCAGTCCATGCCTTCCACACCACAACCTGTCCAGTCTGCAGAGCCACAAGCAAATCTTGTCAGG GACTTGAACTACTTTCCCTATTGGGACAATGATCCACCAGACCAGAGTCCTGAGGGG GAGCCTCCAGTCAACAGCACTATGTCAGTGCATGCAGGTGATGGTGACACCTTGACTGGG AGTGAGAATCCAACTCCATGGAGGAAGAGTAGCCAACATAGG AATGAAAGTCCTGTAGCTTCACAACCTCAACACAAATCAACTTTA ACCTGGACTCCAGTTCAGCCAGCAACAGACAGCAAACAACAGCAA CAAGCAAACACAAATCCTCCAGCAAAAATGTCAGCTACAGTGCTCAGAAAAAGGAGTGCTGACCCACCACTTGCCCCACAGAATGAATGTGTAACTAGGGTCAGCCAAGGTCAGACAGACCAGGGAGAGAACAGGGAAGTAAGGCAGCCACAGCAGATAAGAACACGGAAAATAGACACTGAACCTCAGAATGACAGAAACTCTACAGATAATAATACAAAGAACAAGCAGGAAGCTACTGATGCACGTCCACCCATAAAAAGATGGAGGAGCAGGGATGAAACAAATCCTGTGAAACCCAGGGATGATTtaacagacagaaaaaatatatttcagaGGGAAAACAGCAGAGATGAAGAGCGTTtcagacaagaaagagaaaaaagggaagagctgagaaataaaagagatgaacttaggagaagagaacaaactgaaagagaaaagagagaggaactaCGAAAGACGGAAcaggaaaaagaacaggaaaacagaAGTTCAATAGATGATATACGCAAaagacatgaaagagagagagaagaactgaGGCGATTacaggaggaaagagacagacaggaagcaCAAATGAGACAGAAATCAGAAAGAGACAAGATAGTCAATCagcaaatgaatgaaaaggCTGAGAAAGATAAGCAAACAGGACTAAATAATCAGAATAAACCACTTTTAAGAAAGACTAGTAGACCTGAGCCTGAAGAAGTGTTGAGGAAGACCAGTCGACCTGAGCCTGAAGTACTGAGAAAGACAAGTCAGCTGGAACCTGAACAACTGTTACGGAAGACCAGTCGTCCTGAGCCTGAAGAGGTGTTGAGAAAGACTAGTAAACCTGAGCCTGAAGTACTGAGAAAGACCAGTCGACCTGAGCctgaagaaagagtgagaaaaacaaGTCATCCAGAGCCTGAACGAATGCTTAAGAAAACCAGTCGACCTGAGCCTGAAGAAGTGCTGAGAAAAACCAGTAGACCAGAGCCTGAAGGACTCAGGAAGACCAGTAAACCAGAGCCTGAAGGATTACTGAGAAAAACTAGCAAAATTGAGCCTGAAGAAGTGTTGAGAAAGACCAGTAAATTAGAGCCAGAGGGACTACTGAGAAAAACTAGTCGGCCAGAACCGGAAGGAACACTGAGGAAAATTAGTAAACCAGAGTCTGAAGGGGCACAAAGAAAGACTAGCCAACCTGAACCTGAAAGAGTATTGCGAAAAACAAGTGGTCAAGAAACTTCAGAAGCTCCCAGGAAGACAAGTAATCAAGAACCTGATAAAATGTGCAGAAAAACTAGCACTGAGCAAATGCTAAAAAGGAGCAGTAAACAAGAGCCTGAAGAATTACTGGGGAAAACTAGTAAACAAGAGAGTGATAATGAAGAGCCAGAATGCTTGCAGGACAGAGTAAGTAGGTTTGGTGTACAGCTAAGATCCAGGAAGCAGtcaaatccaccaccaccacctaaagGACCTCTTCCCTCTGAAAGTGAAGAAGACTTGGCTCTCATGAATGACAAGAATAAGTTGTCTAATATCAAAAATAAATGGgagtcaaaaatacaaaatgaaaatgaacagAGAGATAGAAGGCGAAGTTTGACCCAAAAACCtaataaaatggaaaatgaaacaaGTAGGAAGGAGTCCATGATTGAAAACAAACCAGAAAGTAGAGTTGAAACAAATGAAACAGAGAAGAAACCCATTAAAAATTCCCAAACAGCTCCTGGAAAACAACTAACTCAGGATCAAAAAGATACCCAAAGTAAAGAAGGCTTGCAAGGTAAAAAGGATCCTTCAAACAAGCTGGTAATGCATCCTACTGATCAAAAAGAGAGAGCTTCAGAAAAACCAaaggataaagatgaaaaagacaGTACAGAAAAAGTAAAGCAAGGTTTATTTTTCCAAGATATCAAATTAAAGAAAGCTAAAACAAATATTCCTGAAAAAACAAGACCAGAAAACAAAAACTTTCTTGAAGAAGTCAAATTACGGAAGGTTGAGACAAAACCGCGTCCTGTTCACCGT GTAAATAGTGTAGTAGAGTTCTCAGATGATGAGGATGACTTCTTAGAAGAAAGA AGTGAAGAATCTGATACAGAATCAGAGTCAGAGGACTCAGAAGAGGAAACTGATGAAGACGAGGAAACATCAGAAGAagaatcagaggaggaggaggaggaggaggaggaggaggagaaacaaacaaaaatagataataaggCTAAGAAGACT GAAACACCACAGCCCACTCCTCAGACCAACACTCCG TTTGAGGAAGTTCCAAGGTGGGAGGAGCCATTAACTGAAGag GAAGAACCAGAGTTGATTTGGGACCAGTCTACAGAAGACATAATCTCTCAG TCTAACAATACTCTGGAAAGTCCTGTTCCATGGTGGGAACAACCTCAGGATGCAGGG TCTAACAATGCTCTGGAAAGTCCTGTTCCATGGTGGGAACAACCTCAGGATGCAGGG TCTAACAATACTCTGGAAAGTCCTGTTCCATGGTGGGAACAACCTCAGGATGCAGGG TCTAACAATGCTCTGGAAAGTCCTGTTCCATGGTGGGAACAACCTCAGGATGCCAGG GAATGGAGTCCAGGTTCACCAGTTTTCAAGAAAGATGTGTTTGAGAGTATG GATGAAGGCTCAGgacctcccccacctcccccaatGCCTggactgccaccaccaccaccacctcagcctGGGAGCCACCCAAAGAGACCAACTTCTGCTGTCAAGAAACAAAAACTTGACCAACTTAAAAAGGCCGCCCGATCACGACCTGATTGGAATGGTCTACTGCGAGATATTGAG AGTGGTATTAAGCTTCGACGCTTGCCCTCCTGTGACAAAATGGACAGATCCACCCCTATGCTTCCAAACTCCAGAGGGAAAGGTGGCAAG TTCGTCTATGAATCAGAGAAGCCCATGGCCCACAATCAGTTGCTTCATGAAATTCATCGAGGTGTGAAGTTGCGTAAGGTCAAGACCAATGACAGGAGCAAGCCATGCTTCAAGGCTCTAG gtgTGAAGAAACTTCGCCGTCAACTTACtatggaaaacatcaacaaactGGAGAGCATTCCATCCTCCtcagatgaggaagaagatatTGATAAGATGAGGGATGACCTGCAGGCTACCAAAGGACAGCTTGAAGATGAGattaagaatagaaagaaactgGAAAGAGAAAGCAAGATTTATAAAATTGACATAGCTGCTTTACAAGCAGAAGTAAAAAGGCTGAAAAGACAACTAAGAAGTGCAGGCATTAATGATCCAAAGCCAATGACTAATGGTGAAGCAGATGAAATTGTGCCAAAATTAGAAAAATCCATGAGTAAATTACGAATGCATGAAGATGAAGTTTTGGACTTCTCTGAATTAGATACATTAGAGACTGAAATTAATAACCTTAAAGGTCAAGTAGATTCATACAAGAAACAAGCTGAGGActatacaaataaatacaatgaagtTAACCAAAAGTTAATTGTAGCTGAAAATTCTGCTTCAGAATGGGAGCTCCGTAGCAACTATTATGAAAAGAAATTCAAGGCCTTGCAGAAGGAACACTGCATTGAGCTCCCAGATATAGAAATTGTTGGTGTACAGACAGATCCTATAGATtttactccaccaccaccttcatcaccgaCAGAGGATGATGATAGGATACCTTTCCCCATGCCATCAAAATCAGGTTCCCGCAGAAGCTTTGCTTCATCAGTTCATAAAATGGAGAGctttaaagaggaggaagaggatgatgaagatgatgatgaggaggaggaggaaactgaagaAGAATCTGAAGAAtctgaagaagaaacagaagaggaagatgaagagaaagcaGCAGAGAAAAGAGCTCAAAATGCTGCACGAAGATTAGAAAGAGACATCAAGCTGATGACTAACAAACTTAATAACATAAAgtccaaagaagaaagaacacgagaggaaagaaagacaataagGGACAGAATGATAAAATGTTGTCATGACATGAAGGCTGAACGAGAGATGTACTTTAAAACTAAGAGAGAACTTGATGAAATGGCATCAGCTTTCAAAGCAtctgatgatgaagatgacagtagtgaagatgaagatgattcTGATGATTCTGATGATTCTGATGAGGAGGAAGTTcctaggaagaaagaagagggtgaAGAATGGTGGCTTGATGATACCACCAAAAAGCCAATAAAacttaagaagaaaaagaaaaagaaacttgatgctaatggagaagaggaaaaagattcTGAACAATTGCCTGATATACAAGAACCTGTGTGGAGTGAGTCTGAGCAAGAAGAGAGTGAGGTggatgatgaaaagaatgacAGTGAGAAAAGATTGACTAAACTTAAAACTAGAACACAAAAGCATGAGCAAAAACATGCCACTCTCAGGAAGGATGTAAGTGCTCTGAAGACTAAGTTAGAACATTCTGAAGAATTGCTTGCTGCAGAGAAGCGGAGACGCCAAAGATTGGATGAGGAACTTCACATTATGTTGGCTGAGTTATCATAG
- the LOC135110966 gene encoding trichohyalin-like isoform X7, translating to MVSAHNWRLACIACPSLPVLYALTSSDLETDATLLITDNRAYGWPPKGSGIREPSKSESPGSERQWQGDSWRRPNRWDQSPQTPTQQSMPSTPQPVQSAEPQANLVRDLNYFPYWDNDPPDQSPEGEPPVNSTMSVHAGDGDTLTGSENPTPWRKSSQHRNESPVASQPQHKSTLTWTPVQPATDSKQQQQANTNPPAKMSATVLRKRSADPPLAPQNECVTRVSQGQTDQGENREVRQPQQIRTRKIDTEPQNDRNSTDNNTKNKQEATDARPPIKRWRSRDETNPVKPRDDLTDRKNIFQRENSRDEERFRQEREKREELRNKRDELRRREQTEREKREELRKTEQEKEQENRSSIDDIRKRHEREREELRRLQEERDRQEAQMRQKSERDKIVNQQMNEKAEKDKQTGLNNQNKPLLRKTSRPEPEEVLRKTSRPEPEVLRKTSQLEPEQLLRKTSRPEPEEVLRKTSKPEPEVLRKTSRPEPEERVRKTSHPEPERMLKKTSRPEPEEVLRKTSRPEPEGLRKTSKPEPEGLLRKTSKIEPEEVLRKTSKLEPEGLLRKTSRPEPEGTLRKISKPESEGAQRKTSQPEPERVLRKTSGQETSEAPRKTSNQEPDKMCRKTSTEQMLKRSSKQEPEELLGKTSKQESDNEEPECLQDRVSRFGVQLRSRKQSNPPPPPKGPLPSESEEDLALMNDKNKLSNIKNKWESKIQNENEQRDRRRSLTQKPNKMENETSRKESMIENKPESRVETNETEKKPIKNSQTAPGKQLTQDQKDTQSKEGLQGKKDPSNKLVMHPTDQKERASEKPKDKDEKDSTEKVKQGLFFQDIKLKKAKTNIPEKTRPENKNFLEEVKLRKVETKPRPVHRVNSVVEFSDDEDDFLEERSEESDTESESEDSEEETDEDEETSEEESEEEEEEEEEEEKQTKIDNKAKKTETPQPTPQTNTPFEEVPRWEEPLTEEEEPELIWDQSTEDIISQSNNTLESPVPWWEQPQDAGSNNALESPVPWWEQPQDAGSNNALESPVPWWEQPQDAREWSPGSPVFKKDVFESMKVQSQPPPPPPPPSSKKQKDEGSGPPPPPPMPGLPPPPPPQPGSHPKRPTSAVKKQKLDQLKKAARSRPDWNGLLRDIESGIKLRRLPSCDKMDRSTPMLPNSRGKGGKFVYESEKPMAHNQLLHEIHRGVKLRKVKTNDRSKPCFKALGVKKLRRQLTMENINKLESIPSSSDEEEDIDKMRDDLQATKGQLEDEIKNRKKLERESKIYKIDIAALQAEVKRLKRQLRSAGINDPKPMTNGEADEIVPKLEKSMSKLRMHEDEVLDFSELDTLETEINNLKGQVDSYKKQAEDYTNKYNEVNQKLIVAENSASEWELRSNYYEKKFKALQKEHCIELPDIEIVGVQTDPIDFTPPPPSSPTEDDDRIPFPMPSKSGSRRSFASSVHKMESFKEEEEDDEDDDEEEEETEEESEESEEETEEEDEEKAAEKRAQNAARRLERDIKLMTNKLNNIKSKEERTREERKTIRDRMIKCCHDMKAEREMYFKTKRELDEMASAFKASDDEDDSSEDEDDSDDSDDSDEEEVPRKKEEGEEWWLDDTTKKPIKLKKKKKKKLDANGEEEKDSEQLPDIQEPVWSESEQEESEVDDEKNDSEKRLTKLKTRTQKHEQKHATLRKDVSALKTKLEHSEELLAAEKRRRQRLDEELHIMLAELS from the exons GCCTCCTAAAGGATCAGGAATTCGAGAGCCTTCAAAATCTGAAAGTCCTGGTTCTGAGCGTCAGTGGCAAGGAGACTCTTGGAGGCGACCCAATCGCTGGGACCAGTCACCACAAACTCCGACACAGCAGTCCATGCCTTCCACACCACAACCTGTCCAGTCTGCAGAGCCACAAGCAAATCTTGTCAGG GACTTGAACTACTTTCCCTATTGGGACAATGATCCACCAGACCAGAGTCCTGAGGGG GAGCCTCCAGTCAACAGCACTATGTCAGTGCATGCAGGTGATGGTGACACCTTGACTGGG AGTGAGAATCCAACTCCATGGAGGAAGAGTAGCCAACATAGG AATGAAAGTCCTGTAGCTTCACAACCTCAACACAAATCAACTTTA ACCTGGACTCCAGTTCAGCCAGCAACAGACAGCAAACAACAGCAA CAAGCAAACACAAATCCTCCAGCAAAAATGTCAGCTACAGTGCTCAGAAAAAGGAGTGCTGACCCACCACTTGCCCCACAGAATGAATGTGTAACTAGGGTCAGCCAAGGTCAGACAGACCAGGGAGAGAACAGGGAAGTAAGGCAGCCACAGCAGATAAGAACACGGAAAATAGACACTGAACCTCAGAATGACAGAAACTCTACAGATAATAATACAAAGAACAAGCAGGAAGCTACTGATGCACGTCCACCCATAAAAAGATGGAGGAGCAGGGATGAAACAAATCCTGTGAAACCCAGGGATGATTtaacagacagaaaaaatatatttcagaGGGAAAACAGCAGAGATGAAGAGCGTTtcagacaagaaagagaaaaaagggaagagctgagaaataaaagagatgaacttaggagaagagaacaaactgaaagagaaaagagagaggaactaCGAAAGACGGAAcaggaaaaagaacaggaaaacagaAGTTCAATAGATGATATACGCAAaagacatgaaagagagagagaagaactgaGGCGATTacaggaggaaagagacagacaggaagcaCAAATGAGACAGAAATCAGAAAGAGACAAGATAGTCAATCagcaaatgaatgaaaaggCTGAGAAAGATAAGCAAACAGGACTAAATAATCAGAATAAACCACTTTTAAGAAAGACTAGTAGACCTGAGCCTGAAGAAGTGTTGAGGAAGACCAGTCGACCTGAGCCTGAAGTACTGAGAAAGACAAGTCAGCTGGAACCTGAACAACTGTTACGGAAGACCAGTCGTCCTGAGCCTGAAGAGGTGTTGAGAAAGACTAGTAAACCTGAGCCTGAAGTACTGAGAAAGACCAGTCGACCTGAGCctgaagaaagagtgagaaaaacaaGTCATCCAGAGCCTGAACGAATGCTTAAGAAAACCAGTCGACCTGAGCCTGAAGAAGTGCTGAGAAAAACCAGTAGACCAGAGCCTGAAGGACTCAGGAAGACCAGTAAACCAGAGCCTGAAGGATTACTGAGAAAAACTAGCAAAATTGAGCCTGAAGAAGTGTTGAGAAAGACCAGTAAATTAGAGCCAGAGGGACTACTGAGAAAAACTAGTCGGCCAGAACCGGAAGGAACACTGAGGAAAATTAGTAAACCAGAGTCTGAAGGGGCACAAAGAAAGACTAGCCAACCTGAACCTGAAAGAGTATTGCGAAAAACAAGTGGTCAAGAAACTTCAGAAGCTCCCAGGAAGACAAGTAATCAAGAACCTGATAAAATGTGCAGAAAAACTAGCACTGAGCAAATGCTAAAAAGGAGCAGTAAACAAGAGCCTGAAGAATTACTGGGGAAAACTAGTAAACAAGAGAGTGATAATGAAGAGCCAGAATGCTTGCAGGACAGAGTAAGTAGGTTTGGTGTACAGCTAAGATCCAGGAAGCAGtcaaatccaccaccaccacctaaagGACCTCTTCCCTCTGAAAGTGAAGAAGACTTGGCTCTCATGAATGACAAGAATAAGTTGTCTAATATCAAAAATAAATGGgagtcaaaaatacaaaatgaaaatgaacagAGAGATAGAAGGCGAAGTTTGACCCAAAAACCtaataaaatggaaaatgaaacaaGTAGGAAGGAGTCCATGATTGAAAACAAACCAGAAAGTAGAGTTGAAACAAATGAAACAGAGAAGAAACCCATTAAAAATTCCCAAACAGCTCCTGGAAAACAACTAACTCAGGATCAAAAAGATACCCAAAGTAAAGAAGGCTTGCAAGGTAAAAAGGATCCTTCAAACAAGCTGGTAATGCATCCTACTGATCAAAAAGAGAGAGCTTCAGAAAAACCAaaggataaagatgaaaaagacaGTACAGAAAAAGTAAAGCAAGGTTTATTTTTCCAAGATATCAAATTAAAGAAAGCTAAAACAAATATTCCTGAAAAAACAAGACCAGAAAACAAAAACTTTCTTGAAGAAGTCAAATTACGGAAGGTTGAGACAAAACCGCGTCCTGTTCACCGT GTAAATAGTGTAGTAGAGTTCTCAGATGATGAGGATGACTTCTTAGAAGAAAGA AGTGAAGAATCTGATACAGAATCAGAGTCAGAGGACTCAGAAGAGGAAACTGATGAAGACGAGGAAACATCAGAAGAagaatcagaggaggaggaggaggaggaggaggaggaggagaaacaaacaaaaatagataataaggCTAAGAAGACT GAAACACCACAGCCCACTCCTCAGACCAACACTCCG TTTGAGGAAGTTCCAAGGTGGGAGGAGCCATTAACTGAAGag GAAGAACCAGAGTTGATTTGGGACCAGTCTACAGAAGACATAATCTCTCAG TCTAACAATACTCTGGAAAGTCCTGTTCCATGGTGGGAACAACCTCAGGATGCAGGG TCTAACAATGCTCTGGAAAGTCCTGTTCCATGGTGGGAACAACCTCAGGATGCAGGG TCTAACAATGCTCTGGAAAGTCCTGTTCCATGGTGGGAACAACCTCAGGATGCCAGG GAATGGAGTCCAGGTTCACCAGTTTTCAAGAAAGATGTGTTTGAGAGTATG AAGGTGCAATCCCAgccaccaccccctccaccaccaccatcatctaaaaaacaaaaa GATGAAGGCTCAGgacctcccccacctcccccaatGCCTggactgccaccaccaccaccacctcagcctGGGAGCCACCCAAAGAGACCAACTTCTGCTGTCAAGAAACAAAAACTTGACCAACTTAAAAAGGCCGCCCGATCACGACCTGATTGGAATGGTCTACTGCGAGATATTGAG AGTGGTATTAAGCTTCGACGCTTGCCCTCCTGTGACAAAATGGACAGATCCACCCCTATGCTTCCAAACTCCAGAGGGAAAGGTGGCAAG TTCGTCTATGAATCAGAGAAGCCCATGGCCCACAATCAGTTGCTTCATGAAATTCATCGAGGTGTGAAGTTGCGTAAGGTCAAGACCAATGACAGGAGCAAGCCATGCTTCAAGGCTCTAG gtgTGAAGAAACTTCGCCGTCAACTTACtatggaaaacatcaacaaactGGAGAGCATTCCATCCTCCtcagatgaggaagaagatatTGATAAGATGAGGGATGACCTGCAGGCTACCAAAGGACAGCTTGAAGATGAGattaagaatagaaagaaactgGAAAGAGAAAGCAAGATTTATAAAATTGACATAGCTGCTTTACAAGCAGAAGTAAAAAGGCTGAAAAGACAACTAAGAAGTGCAGGCATTAATGATCCAAAGCCAATGACTAATGGTGAAGCAGATGAAATTGTGCCAAAATTAGAAAAATCCATGAGTAAATTACGAATGCATGAAGATGAAGTTTTGGACTTCTCTGAATTAGATACATTAGAGACTGAAATTAATAACCTTAAAGGTCAAGTAGATTCATACAAGAAACAAGCTGAGGActatacaaataaatacaatgaagtTAACCAAAAGTTAATTGTAGCTGAAAATTCTGCTTCAGAATGGGAGCTCCGTAGCAACTATTATGAAAAGAAATTCAAGGCCTTGCAGAAGGAACACTGCATTGAGCTCCCAGATATAGAAATTGTTGGTGTACAGACAGATCCTATAGATtttactccaccaccaccttcatcaccgaCAGAGGATGATGATAGGATACCTTTCCCCATGCCATCAAAATCAGGTTCCCGCAGAAGCTTTGCTTCATCAGTTCATAAAATGGAGAGctttaaagaggaggaagaggatgatgaagatgatgatgaggaggaggaggaaactgaagaAGAATCTGAAGAAtctgaagaagaaacagaagaggaagatgaagagaaagcaGCAGAGAAAAGAGCTCAAAATGCTGCACGAAGATTAGAAAGAGACATCAAGCTGATGACTAACAAACTTAATAACATAAAgtccaaagaagaaagaacacgagaggaaagaaagacaataagGGACAGAATGATAAAATGTTGTCATGACATGAAGGCTGAACGAGAGATGTACTTTAAAACTAAGAGAGAACTTGATGAAATGGCATCAGCTTTCAAAGCAtctgatgatgaagatgacagtagtgaagatgaagatgattcTGATGATTCTGATGATTCTGATGAGGAGGAAGTTcctaggaagaaagaagagggtgaAGAATGGTGGCTTGATGATACCACCAAAAAGCCAATAAAacttaagaagaaaaagaaaaagaaacttgatgctaatggagaagaggaaaaagattcTGAACAATTGCCTGATATACAAGAACCTGTGTGGAGTGAGTCTGAGCAAGAAGAGAGTGAGGTggatgatgaaaagaatgacAGTGAGAAAAGATTGACTAAACTTAAAACTAGAACACAAAAGCATGAGCAAAAACATGCCACTCTCAGGAAGGATGTAAGTGCTCTGAAGACTAAGTTAGAACATTCTGAAGAATTGCTTGCTGCAGAGAAGCGGAGACGCCAAAGATTGGATGAGGAACTTCACATTATGTTGGCTGAGTTATCATAG